A stretch of Klebsiella sp. RIT-PI-d DNA encodes these proteins:
- the fkpB gene encoding FKBP-type peptidyl-prolyl cis-trans isomerase, translating to MSKSVQSNSAVLVHFTLKLEDGSTAESTRNNGKPALFRLGDASLSEGLEQHLLGLKEGDKTTFSLEPDAAFGITSPDLIQYFSRREFMDAGEPEIGAIMLFTAMDGSEMPGVIREINGDSITVDFNHPLAGQTVHFDIEVLEVEPVLEA from the coding sequence ATGTCTAAATCTGTACAGAGTAACAGCGCGGTGCTGGTGCATTTCACGCTGAAGCTTGAAGATGGCTCCACGGCGGAGTCAACCCGCAATAACGGTAAACCTGCGCTCTTTCGTCTCGGTGATGCGTCACTTTCTGAGGGGCTGGAGCAGCACTTACTGGGGCTGAAGGAAGGCGATAAAACGACGTTTTCTCTTGAGCCGGATGCGGCGTTTGGTATTACCAGTCCGGATCTTATTCAATATTTCTCGCGTCGTGAATTTATGGATGCAGGAGAGCCAGAGATCGGGGCGATTATGCTCTTTACCGCAATGGATGGCAGTGAAATGCCGGGCGTGATCCGCGAAATTAACGGCGATTCGATCACCGTCGATTTCAACCATCCGCTGGCCGGGCAAACCGTTCACTTTGATATAGAAGTACTGGAAGTCGAACCGGTACTGGAGGCCTGA